Proteins from one Bactrocera neohumeralis isolate Rockhampton chromosome 3, APGP_CSIRO_Bneo_wtdbg2-racon-allhic-juicebox.fasta_v2, whole genome shotgun sequence genomic window:
- the LOC126754118 gene encoding rutC family protein UK114, producing the protein MSRIVKKLVSTANAAKPVAPYNQAVIADRTLYVSGCLGLDKDTMQLVPGGITQQTEVALKNLLAVLEAAGSSVDNVVKNTVFIKDMNDFGAFNDVYKKVFCKNFPARTCVQVARLPLDALVEIESIALIGDVVIQS; encoded by the exons ATGTCCAGAATTGTGAAGAAATTGGTCAGCACCGCCAACGCCGCCAAGCCGGTGGCACCGTACAA TCAAGCGGTCATTGCCGATCGTACTCTCTATGTATCCGGTTGCTTAGGCCTGGACAAAGATACGATGCAACTGGTGCCGGGCGGCATTACGCAACAAACGGAGGTGGCCTTGAAGAACTTGTTGGCTGTCTTGGAGGCCGCCGGCTCGAGTGTGGATAATGTGGTCAAGAACACGGTATTCATAAAGGATATGAATGATTTTGGCGCGTTCAATGACGTGTACAAAAAAG ttttctgcAAAAACTTCCCCGCCCGCACCTGTGTACAAGTAGCTCGTCTGCCACTCGATGCTTTGGTCGAGATTGAGAGCATTGCTTTGATCGGTGATGTCGTTATTCagtcttaa